In Muribaculum gordoncarteri, the genomic window CAGGGGCGAGGCGGAAGAATTTCTTAGGCGGATTTTCCATGAAGTCGTCACGCTCGATGTATATTTCGCGGCTGAAGGGCATCTGGTGTGTGCCTGCTTCGGGATCCTCGGGATTGTTTTCCATCTCAAGGATTTCGGTCTGACCTTCAGGGTAGTTGGTTATCACCAGTTTTACGGGATTTATCACAGCCATGACACGTGTAGCAACCTTATTGAGGTCCTCGCGCACGGCATGCTCCAGAAGCGAGATGCTGTTCAATGCCTCAAATTTGGTGTAACCTATCATGTTGATGAAGTTCTTGATCGACTGAGGTGTGAAGCCGCGACGGCGCATACCCGATATCGTCGGCATTCGGGGATCGTCCCATCCTGCCACAAGACCTTCCTGTACAAGTTGCAGCAACTTGCGCTTGCTCATTACAGTATAGGTGAGATTGAGTCGGTTGAACTCTATCTGTCGGGGACAATAGCTCTCGTCGGCCAACTCCTTGACGAAGTATTCATACAAGGGGCGGTGAGGCACAAACTCAAGGGTGCATATCGAGTGAGTAACCCCCTCAAAGTAGTCGCTCTGGCCGTGTGCGAAGTCATACATCGGGTATACCTTCCATTTTGTGCCTGTGCGGTGATGGGGATACTTTATAATACGATACATTATAGGGTCACGGAAGTGCATATTGGGCGACGCCATGTCGATTTTTGCACGGAGCACATAGGTGCCTTCCTCAAACTCGCCCGCATTCATGCGCTGGAACAGGTCGAGATTCTCCTCTATCGGACGATCACGATAAGGACTGTTTACACCGGGTTGTGTCGGCGTACCCTTCTGACGGGCAATCTCCTCCGATGTCTGGTGGTCGACATAGGCCTTGCCCTCTTTTATCATGCGTATTGCCAAATCATACAACTGGGGGAAATAGTCGCTCGCGTAATACTCGCGGTCGCCCCAGTCAAATCCAAGCCAGTGGATGTCCTCTCTTATGGAGTCGACATACTCGACATCCTCCTTTGTTGGGTTGGTATCATCGAAACGCAGATTGCAGGTTCCTCCAAATTTCTCGGCTACACCAAAGTCCATGCATATAGCCTTGGCGTGTCCAATGTGAAGATAGCCGTTAGGTTCCGGTGGGAAACGCGTATTGAGGCGTCCGCCATTCTTACCGGCTGCGAGGTCATCGCTTACTATTTGCTCTACAAAGTTAAGCCCTCCTTTTTCTTCAGTGATTTCTTCAGTGATTTCCGACATAGTTTTTGTGTACTATTGGTTTATTTTAGATACAAAATTAGTGATTATCTTTAAGATTGTATGAATTTTTGAGGCTAAAAAAGCAAAGTTTCC contains:
- a CDS encoding glutamine--tRNA ligase/YqeY domain fusion protein codes for the protein MSEITEEITEEKGGLNFVEQIVSDDLAAGKNGGRLNTRFPPEPNGYLHIGHAKAICMDFGVAEKFGGTCNLRFDDTNPTKEDVEYVDSIREDIHWLGFDWGDREYYASDYFPQLYDLAIRMIKEGKAYVDHQTSEEIARQKGTPTQPGVNSPYRDRPIEENLDLFQRMNAGEFEEGTYVLRAKIDMASPNMHFRDPIMYRIIKYPHHRTGTKWKVYPMYDFAHGQSDYFEGVTHSICTLEFVPHRPLYEYFVKELADESYCPRQIEFNRLNLTYTVMSKRKLLQLVQEGLVAGWDDPRMPTISGMRRRGFTPQSIKNFINMIGYTKFEALNSISLLEHAVREDLNKVATRVMAVINPVKLVITNYPEGQTEILEMENNPEDPEAGTHQMPFSREIYIERDDFMENPPKKFFRLAPDGEVRLKGGYIIKCTGVKKDDEGNIEEIYCTYDPDTRSGLPGSMRKVKGTLHWVSAAQAKDATVRMYDRLFSVENPAEEKDKDFREMLNPDSLRVVEGVKIEPFIAENAKVGDHYQFQRIGYFTPDKDSTPEKLVFNRTMQLKDTWEKLQKK